AGCTGTAACTGTATAAGTTTACAAGATGTATTATTACATTTTACAATATCCATGCCGGCCATGATTTTGGTCCATTTCGTATGCAACAAAAAACACAGAGTGTCACTTTTTCTAAGAACTAGCACTGAGGGGATACATCTTTAGAAGGCATAACGCACAAGAATCTTTTATCATATTTATTGGCAAATCTATTGATTCGTTCAAACTGTCATAATCATAGATATAGGACTAATTTCTGGTAGTCTGCTTCTTGTGGTGGTAGCTGTTCTGTGAAATGGACCTGGCTTTGTTCACATGTGCTTATTTGTGGCAGAACAATCAATGTGTACAAGACTTGCATCATTTGTCTCGTCCATTTGAGTTGTTTCTGTTCGTTCTTTCTGCTACTTCTGTAAACAAACTAGTTGGTGGTCAGTGTTTTGCTTACCGTTTAGGTTGGTGTCGTATGGTCTTGGGTGTTCACTGTGTGAATGTAATAGGGTGTGCCAAGCCATCAGTGTAACTGGAAATGTGTGTTCTAGGTCATCAGTGTAACTGGAGGAGTGTTAGTGTTTTCATGTATTCCGGGTAATGTGCGATGTCGATTCTAGTAGTGTTTGTGACTTGTAACAGAGAAGGGATTGGAGAATTTTAAAAGAAGTGAACATTATGATGTAGAGCTGGAAAGGAATTAGTTACCTTGATTTGTTTTAAGTGTTGTGATTTGTAGGTGGTGTTATTTTGGAATCAAACGTATGGTGCTAAATTCTTAACTTGTATTATGGGGGAGGGGTCCATTTAATGTGTGCTCTATTACATGTTCTACACTGCAAGTAGTTGGAGTGTAGGTATTGTACTCAAGTTATTTCAGTCAGGAGTTTAAGGGGGGTTTTCCTccaaaatctttctcaaaatccaatttgaggacaaagtcacaatcagactgcCAGGATGCGATCACTTTAGGACAATAAAATATTGgcagtctgattgtgactttgtcctcaaatgtACTTATTCTTATTCGTTCGTAAACTACAACATCTCCTTTGAAATGCAGGACATTATATTATCACAGAAATAACTGAATTTCTGTTGTATTTATAATCAGAGTTCTATGCAATTGAGAGTTGTTTAAGAAAATGTATTCATTCGTGATTTACATGTTTCGTTTTGATGAGATTGTGGGTCTAAAATGAAATCGCTTTGTCTAAAGTGACATCTGTTATTGGTAGAATTGACGAAACCCATGTTAGCCTGTTGGCCTGTAGGTTTGCCTGTAATGAGAACTATTGTGGCTGTCAATGAGAACCCTGTAACCCCCCTTCTGTATGTtaggtgtacatgtaccacaggGTTTACATGGTTCCTCTTCATTTTTGGTTGCATATGCAGAAGATAGCTAGTAATCATGTTACTAGTAGGTGTTGTACAGTTGTGAAGTGGCTGCTTAAAGTTCACACGAATAGATATATTCATTGGTAATATTAGTCTTGTAGTCTTGTCTATTCATACCTGTTCCTTGAGGATGTTATATGATTTGAAGAGAAGTCAGTCGGAGACTATTTCGTTTGTGAATCAGGGACAGAGCCATACACAAACTTGACAAAGTGTAGTAGAACTTCTCACGAACTTATCACAAGGAAGCCAAATGGAAAGCAGGACAACTCTGACTATGATCAGATATAGACACGAAGTGCACTGACAAGGCTCGTGGAAAGGAACCACCAAAGCAACAATGTGGTTTTGAGTTCTGACCATTATCTCGAGGACACTTGCAACCAGATTATGTGGATccaaataataatgataataatacgagtcttatatagcgcagtatccaaccattaactggccgctcaaagcaaAATGAATAGCAGTTACCAAATCCTGACCGAAATTAATGTTGTATGTATTCAAGTGGGTGTCCTACAAACAGGTGTCTGCCCAGAGGTTGGAAGGTCTTTGTGATTATGTACTCTTGGAGATGCTGCCCGTATGTCAATGCCTTACTTCAATGCACTTATTTTGTCCCCGGCAAGTGAGTGAAATGCAAGAAGGGTTGGTGATCATGAAGAAATGGATGTTCAAGTTCCATGATTATTGGGCAATCATGGCCTCGGCGAGGGTGGTCCTGGCCCTTCTTATTGTTAAAACTTGATACAAGCCATTGGGGAGGTGTGGTGTAGTGGTCAAGATACCGAACTTGTCACCCAAACATTGTAGTTTGATACCAGACACAACACACAACTGCAATCTCAGGCAAGTCGCTTACAACACTTCGACTGTCTCACTCTTGGAGATATAAAACTGAGCTTCCTTGTACCTGAAGACCATGCCTGTGAAAGCCAAAGAAAGCACCTGCCTTGACAGGACATGTAGTTTGAGACGTCTCCTCTCCCTGGCTCAAAACAGAATCACCAggtcaataaacccaactgcTGGCATGCAGACTCTTGGAGGTTGAGATATTCACTAGACTCTTGGAGGGCCTTGGAGGTTGAGATATTCACTAGACTCTTGGAGGACCTTGGAGGTTGAGAGATTCACTATGACCCTTGGAGGAGCTTGGAAGTTGAGAGAATCACTGGACTCATTCAACAAATGCTCACTAGACACTTGGGAGGACTTTGGAGGTTGGGAGAGATGAGCCACAGGAAAGAACATAACAACTTGCTTAGTTACAAATATCATCTATATATTAATAAAGTTTAACATCTCGGTACACATTGCACGTTGATGACAATTTCTATGGCGTTTTTTCACATTCTCTACTTTAAGTAAAAAATATCCTACATCAGTTCCATGCTCCTACAGCATTTACGTTGTCAAAGTCCCCAACAATGCTGTTCGAGGTTGTAACCAATGCCATCTGCTAGGAGATAAACATCTTGATTTCTACTTCATTAAATTATCCTCTGTTTGGGCTGCCAGCCTTGATAAACAGTCCAGCACAGCATTGACAATCCATACATGATCGGACCAATCAAGTTATAATCACAGTCAATCATATTAGCTCATGTATCACTCCTGGAGAGATCGATGGTATTCTTCTGGTACGGAATCTAGGAGTCCTGCAATGACAGAGGAAGAAGAATCTCAGTTAAGGAAATAAAGCTATCATCACCTTGATGAATTTGTTATCCATTCAGTCTCAAACACTTCATGTTAAAGTTGATATGATTTACACAATTTGACACATCTTGAAAGAGTAAAACCTTAAGTGCTTACCTTTACTGATGAGGAACTTTTTGCTAAAAAGCTTCTTGAAGTATCTCTGGAAAGCAAAGAAGATCATGTTCAAATATAATCGAAGCATTAAATGTATTCAAAAGTCAACAGAACTCTACATGTAAACACTGCACTATGGGCCCTGACTAGAACCAAGCACAATCtatcatatcatttcatttcaatattcTTGTCAATTCCTGACAAATGTAGTGAACTACTGATCATTCTGCACATGAAGAATCGGAAGGCTCATTCTCAGTACACATGTAGTTTGGTTTAATTCTTACCTGTCCAGTATCACACAAGCATGTGACCACAGTATGCCCAGGTCCGAGCATCTTAGCGACCTTGACAGCTGCTGACACATTCAGGCCGGATGAAGCACCAACAAAAAATCCTTCCTGGTGGAGTAATCGGAAGGTCTGTAATGGATGAGTTTGAGAGGTTGAAGTTATTGAAACCTCGTCGGCTATCTGGAATCTAACAGGGCTGTCGATCGAAGCCTGAGAAATTAGGAGAAACCTGATTCTAATGTAGACACAAAGTGACAagcaaaatatctcaaattccCGGTGAATAGATCAGATCTCAATTCTGTCGGCAATGAAGCTCTTACCATGTTAACAGAATCAGTATCCGGCACTAACAAAGCATCATCCACTGGAGCACCTTCAAGATTATTGGTTATGCGGCCCTGGCCGATGCCCTCACAGATTGAGCCTCCCTCCGTTCTCTCCATTTTGCCGTGCTTGAACCAGTTGTAAGGTACGGCACCCTAAGAAGAAATTAGCTAGAATTCGTCACTGATAAAGATGTACACAAAAAAGGGTAGAAACTGTTTCGAATTTCTTAATCACTACTATCTTTTGGGTTCCATTCACATAGCAATACCAGTTTCCTGGCAGATCTCGGGACCGGTTTTTTCGATGTGTGCTTGTCTGTCAATTATTGAGTAACTGTCGTCTCTGTACACTCTGTGATATCTTACCGGTGGATCAGCAAGGACGACCTGGATACTTGGGTTCTTCTCCTTCAGATAGATGCCCACCCCTGCAAGCGTTCCTCCTGATCCTGTCGCAAACGTGACTGCGCTCACTTTACCACCTGAAGAAGGGATGGTCAAACTTGTATGATGTTAGAGTTAAAATCACAGTGTGAGACACAGTTGTACATGAAGACACATGAGAAAGGACGGGGCTCAAAATCCATCCAAATCAAAACGTGATTATCAAGCGACCAAGTCATCATGTACAGCTCTTCTTAAAACAACATCGCCACCAACGCGCAAGTAATAAAGAAAACTTGAGCTGATGGTCACATACCAGTTTCCTGCCAGATCTCAGGACCGGTTGTTTCGATGTGTGCTTGTCTGTTGGCACGATTATCGAACTGGTCAGTCCACACAGCATTATCTATGCTATCTGCAAACCTGTGTGCCTGGAAGAAGTAGACAAGACAAAAGCTCTCAACATTTGCAGCAAAATGGGTTTCCCTACTTATAGGCATCAAGCAACTATGCCATTGAAATCTAACCCCAATATGGACAAGAGCAATGACTTCAATTCAAATCTACACAATCTATTTGTCAGGAGGCCAACTCTGATATATCAGATATATGACATGCTGGATGAGTTTTAAAAGCTCTTTACCTGATGGTTGTAGTTCATCTCGTCTGTAAATGGCACAACTGGGACCTGTCGGACATCAGCACCAAGAGCTAATAGAGCCTCAACCTTTTCCTGGAAATAACCAATAACAGCAAGATTATTGGGGCAATATGATGTGTTTGTATGTAACTTACACCCACCTTTCAACCAGCAGGATCGTTGTATGTTTTGCGTAAGCTACGAATAAGATTACGCAAACCTTCACTGCGATATGCCGGCA
Above is a window of Lineus longissimus chromosome 3, tnLinLong1.2, whole genome shotgun sequence DNA encoding:
- the LOC135485214 gene encoding uncharacterized protein LOC135485214, with translation MAAPMLKIGRILSPNFRRKVKLTPVLSNQPLQYDQSRYLSSNNAAVRKGFVGMVGRTPMVRLHKMSEETGCDILAKAEFANGGGSVKDRAALYLIKQAQEKGLIRPGGTVVEGTAGNTGIGLAHMCLALGYKCVIFMPDNQSQEKVEALLALGADVRQVPVVPFTDEMNYNHQAHRFADSIDNAVWTDQFDNRANRQAHIETTGPEIWQETGGKVSAVTFATGSGGTLAGVGIYLKEKNPSIQVVLADPPGAVPYNWFKHGKMERTEGGSICEGIGQGRITNNLEGAPVDDALLVPDTDSVNMTFRLLHQEGFFVGASSGLNVSAAVKVAKMLGPGHTVVTCLCDTGQRYFKKLFSKKFLISKGLLDSVPEEYHRSLQE